In Arthrobacter citreus, a single genomic region encodes these proteins:
- a CDS encoding VOC family protein, translated as MDLYFDHLVWFFKEPENAIIPLKQKGIHVAKGGRHESWGTYNTLSYFGLNYIEFLGIENLSIAEKHSENRLVTQIVEQLAKENQEGPATIAIRTNQIEELAIKLKAKGLKLYGPLTGERVRADGQLIKWSLLFPEYVEKKVSLPFFIEWEKPDEERYSELEDQGLISSHILGEPKLESVGFVVNNLDKTLEIWKNLFDLKQGAEFIDKKINARCAILKLNGTNLLFCTPIGDGPAVMVLKDKGETPFLVNLTDTNQSHFFEMLDGYWNFQ; from the coding sequence ATGGATTTATACTTTGATCACCTTGTTTGGTTCTTTAAAGAGCCAGAGAATGCAATAATACCTTTAAAACAAAAAGGAATTCATGTTGCGAAGGGAGGACGTCATGAATCTTGGGGAACATATAATACTCTAAGCTATTTTGGCTTAAATTATATTGAATTTTTAGGAATTGAAAATTTATCAATAGCTGAAAAACATAGTGAAAATCGATTGGTTACACAAATCGTTGAACAGCTAGCAAAAGAAAATCAGGAAGGTCCTGCGACAATTGCGATCCGAACTAATCAAATTGAAGAATTAGCAATAAAACTTAAAGCAAAGGGACTTAAATTATACGGACCACTTACTGGTGAGAGAGTTCGTGCTGATGGTCAATTAATTAAGTGGTCATTGTTATTTCCTGAATATGTGGAAAAGAAGGTTAGTTTACCATTTTTTATTGAATGGGAAAAACCAGATGAAGAAAGGTATTCGGAATTAGAAGACCAAGGGCTTATAAGTTCACACATATTAGGCGAGCCGAAATTGGAAAGTGTTGGTTTTGTCGTAAATAATTTAGATAAGACATTAGAAATTTGGAAGAATTTATTTGACCTTAAACAAGGCGCCGAGTTTATTGATAAAAAAATCAATGCTCGATGTGCAATATTAAAATTAAACGGAACTAATTTATTATTTTGCACACCAATTGGAGATGGGCCTGCTGTTATGGTTTTAAAAGATAAAGGGGAGACTCCTTTCTTAGTGAACCTTACAGACACGAATCAAAGTCACTTTTTTGAAATGTTGGATGGATATTGGAATTTCCAATAA
- a CDS encoding MarR family transcriptional regulator → MGISQSRLEIMNQLFECGEMSQSQLQKTLKIDSAAITRHLKQLELNGKITRRKCETDNRITLVSLTQIGQDQMSGLWKEKVEFVENMLKGFSVEEIDLTLDYLNRIQINMNQINSDRDTLSNS, encoded by the coding sequence ATGGGTATTAGTCAATCACGATTAGAAATTATGAATCAATTGTTTGAGTGCGGTGAAATGAGTCAATCCCAACTTCAAAAAACTTTAAAAATTGATAGTGCAGCAATTACTAGACACTTAAAACAACTTGAGTTAAATGGAAAGATTACAAGAAGAAAATGTGAAACTGATAACAGAATAACCTTAGTAAGCTTAACTCAAATCGGACAAGATCAAATGTCTGGATTATGGAAGGAAAAAGTAGAGTTTGTAGAGAACATGCTTAAAGGTTTTTCCGTAGAAGAAATTGACTTAACACTTGACTATTTAAACCGTATTCAAATAAATATGAATCAAATTAATTCGGATCGAGATACTCTTAGCAATTCCTAA
- a CDS encoding nitroreductase family protein, whose amino-acid sequence MTLTTLTNNFNEILKGRRSIRKYDTNVKISMEEMHEIIETATLAPSSVNMQPWRFLVIESDEAKATLAPLARFNQSQVETSSAMIALFGDLNNFDYAKEIYGRAVELGYMPADVKEKQLETLSGFFANITTEQMKDTVLIDGGLVAMQFMLTARAYGYDTCPIGGFEKDKIAEAFGMDKNRYVPVMLISIGKAVDAGYQSVRLPVERVAEWK is encoded by the coding sequence ATGACTTTAACAACATTAACTAATAATTTTAACGAAATATTAAAAGGAAGACGCTCAATCCGCAAATATGATACTAATGTAAAGATCTCAATGGAGGAAATGCATGAAATTATAGAAACAGCTACTTTAGCACCTTCTTCAGTAAACATGCAACCGTGGAGATTTTTAGTAATTGAAAGTGACGAAGCAAAGGCGACACTAGCTCCATTAGCTCGATTTAATCAATCACAAGTTGAAACATCTTCTGCGATGATTGCGCTGTTCGGTGACTTAAATAATTTTGACTATGCAAAAGAAATTTATGGTCGTGCAGTTGAATTAGGTTATATGCCAGCAGATGTTAAAGAAAAACAACTTGAAACACTTAGTGGCTTCTTTGCAAACATTACAACAGAGCAAATGAAAGATACTGTTTTAATTGATGGTGGATTGGTAGCTATGCAATTTATGCTAACTGCACGTGCTTATGGCTATGACACTTGTCCAATCGGTGGATTCGAAAAAGACAAAATTGCAGAAGCATTCGGTATGGATAAAAATCGATATGTTCCTGTTATGTTGATCTCAATTGGTAAAGCTGTTGATGCAGGATATCAATCTGTACGTTTACCAGTTGAACGTGTAGCAGAGTGGAAATAA
- a CDS encoding antibiotic biosynthesis monooxygenase — MIIIHATMTIDSEKENIFLEEMTSLLEASRSEEGNISYDLTKTSHKENEYIMVEIWKDLSAVAAHNTSAHFTSFAEKAKVYLTAPIQLNIYEANKIK, encoded by the coding sequence ATGATTATTATTCATGCGACAATGACAATTGATTCAGAAAAAGAAAATATATTTTTAGAGGAAATGACTTCACTTTTAGAAGCATCAAGATCAGAAGAAGGTAATATTTCATACGATTTAACAAAAACTTCACATAAAGAAAATGAATACATTATGGTAGAAATCTGGAAAGATTTAAGTGCTGTTGCGGCACATAATACGAGTGCTCATTTTACATCGTTTGCTGAAAAAGCTAAAGTTTATCTTACTGCGCCAATTCAATTAAATATTTATGAAGCGAATAAAATAAAGTAA
- a CDS encoding bifunctional glycosyltransferase family 2/GtrA family protein, translated as MQYHFPVILIPALSPDDRLIHLVKELKSKFNPHIIVVNDGSDAKYNGIFQNLRQVDKCTVLEHPHNLGKGMALKTGISYFLKNFSNSAGLVTADCDGQHTPKDIDQVANALMASPDNLILGVRNFSEENIPFRSRFGNTLTRSIFKYLTGLSITDTQTGLRGIPVSYMKFLLDMSGARFEYELNMLLGCKQQGIDIKETQIETIYLDKNSSSHFNPLVDSIKIYFVFFKFLSSSLISFVVDYGLFVLFIFLLEHRIGTSAAVLWAGIISRVISSIVNYILNAKTVFKHSSARSVIRYYILSGIQMIVSAYGVTFLQNAFHGGASILKIVVDLLLSFSSFKIQNEWVFEKTKKRQKVSKA; from the coding sequence ATGCAATATCACTTTCCCGTTATATTAATACCAGCTCTTAGTCCAGATGATCGATTGATCCATTTGGTTAAGGAATTGAAGTCTAAATTTAATCCACATATCATAGTCGTTAACGATGGTAGTGATGCCAAGTACAATGGAATTTTTCAGAATTTACGTCAAGTAGACAAATGTACCGTTCTTGAGCACCCACACAACCTAGGAAAAGGGATGGCGCTTAAGACTGGGATTTCATATTTTTTAAAAAATTTCTCAAATTCGGCTGGTCTTGTGACAGCAGACTGTGACGGACAGCATACACCGAAGGATATCGATCAAGTGGCAAATGCTTTAATGGCATCGCCAGATAATTTAATCTTAGGAGTGCGAAATTTTTCTGAAGAAAACATACCGTTCCGTAGTCGATTTGGTAACACACTAACACGCTCAATTTTTAAATATCTAACAGGTTTGTCAATCACGGATACACAAACGGGCTTACGTGGAATTCCCGTTTCATATATGAAATTTTTACTTGATATGTCTGGTGCGCGATTTGAATATGAATTGAATATGCTCCTGGGCTGTAAACAGCAGGGGATTGACATTAAGGAGACACAGATTGAAACAATCTATTTAGATAAAAACAGCAGTTCACACTTTAATCCACTTGTGGATTCTATCAAAATTTATTTTGTGTTCTTTAAATTTTTATCATCATCTCTTATTTCTTTTGTCGTTGACTATGGGTTATTTGTGCTATTTATTTTTTTGTTAGAACATAGGATTGGCACAAGCGCGGCTGTGTTATGGGCTGGGATTATCTCTCGGGTCATTTCATCAATCGTTAATTACATATTGAATGCTAAAACCGTTTTTAAACATTCTTCTGCAAGGTCTGTCATACGCTATTATATTTTATCAGGGATTCAAATGATCGTTTCAGCGTATGGTGTTACTTTCTTACAAAATGCCTTCCACGGCGGAGCAAGTATATTAAAAATTGTTGTGGACTTATTGCTTTCATTCAGTAGTTTCAAAATTCAAAACGAGTGGGTATTTGAAAAAACTAAGAAACGTCAAAAAGTTAGCAAAGCGTAA
- a CDS encoding PIG-L family deacetylase — protein MVNKFIGRILIVLFTILIILTIGLGFVHNLILEKKAVVTNSLIPKDSPKRIMLIFPHPDDEITVSGEVFREIHEENAKVTMVVLTEGEAGKTGGVVSKDVLGKAREKEGELAAKTLGVTPVQATFPDGKLSEVNQIELKNYIYQQIKKYKPTTILTYDDVVGYYGHPDHVFAAKMVREVFREHKDDSSFSPKRLYMVTLPSKVWDGLSKFGKKLREKYPLKENQRPPTPTNAVIVKDYGKQIDELAKGYKTQQQAVDALLPGHRQIPYWIYFKVLDREYFYLAEKN, from the coding sequence ATGGTAAATAAATTCATTGGGCGGATTTTGATTGTGTTGTTCACTATTTTAATAATACTGACTATCGGACTCGGGTTCGTACATAACTTAATTTTAGAAAAAAAAGCAGTTGTAACAAATTCTCTGATTCCGAAAGATTCACCAAAACGAATAATGCTTATCTTTCCGCATCCAGATGACGAGATTACCGTTTCTGGAGAAGTGTTTCGTGAGATTCACGAAGAAAACGCCAAGGTAACAATGGTTGTTTTGACGGAAGGAGAAGCGGGAAAAACAGGTGGTGTAGTTTCGAAAGATGTGCTTGGAAAAGCACGCGAGAAAGAAGGAGAGCTTGCAGCAAAAACGCTCGGCGTAACACCTGTTCAAGCAACTTTCCCAGATGGCAAGCTTTCTGAGGTCAATCAAATCGAGTTGAAAAACTACATATATCAACAAATAAAAAAATATAAACCTACGACAATTCTCACTTACGATGATGTTGTGGGATATTATGGGCACCCGGATCATGTTTTTGCGGCAAAAATGGTTCGAGAAGTGTTTCGTGAGCATAAGGACGATTCTTCTTTTTCTCCTAAAAGATTATACATGGTAACACTGCCCTCGAAAGTCTGGGATGGTCTTTCGAAGTTTGGAAAAAAACTTCGGGAAAAATATCCGCTTAAGGAGAATCAAAGACCTCCGACACCAACTAATGCTGTGATAGTTAAAGACTATGGTAAGCAGATAGATGAGTTAGCAAAGGGATACAAAACACAGCAACAGGCTGTAGATGCATTGCTTCCAGGGCATAGGCAGATTCCTTATTGGATTTATTTTAAGGTACTAGATCGGGAGTATTTTTATTTGGCTGAAAAGAATTAA